The genomic interval AAAGTTAGACAAGCTATTTGGGAAGCTATTGACATGGATCGAATTATTGAAAATTTAGCTTTACCTAAAGCAGAAAAATTATATACACATATGTCTCCTTATTTAAAGGAATTTTATAAGAATGGTTTAGAAAAAAATTACCCTTATAATCCTGAAAAAGCTAAAGAACTTTTAAAAGAAGCTGGTTATTCCAATTTAAGTTTTACTTTAACAACTATTTCAGAAAATACTTTTGAAAATGACCTTGCTCTTTTTATTAAAGAGGATTTAGCCAAAATTGGTGTTAATGTAAGTATTAACCCAATTCCATGGGGACAATATCTTCCAGAAGTTTATAAAGCTCATAGATATGAAGCTGCACTTTTAAGAGTTGCTGGATATCCTGACCCTCAAAGAATTCTTCAAAGATACGAAACAAATTACTCTTCAAACATGGGGAATTATTCAAATCAAAAAGTTGATCTTCTTTTAAAAGAGGCTACTGAAACTTATGATACTAGTAGACGAATTGATATTTATAAAGAAATTCAAACCTTATTAAATGAGGATATTGCATCTATTTATTTAATGGATCAAGGAGTAGCTATAGCTCTTTCATCTAAATATACTGGATATAAAACATATCCTTTTGCTTTTATCGATGTTTCAACTATAAAATTAAAAAAGAATAGTAAGTAGGTGAAAATTTTGATATATTTAAAAAAAATTTTTTCAGCTATTACTACTATTTTTATAGTATCTTTAATTATTTTTTTACTTTTTGAATTTTTACCTGGTGACCCTGTTTTAATTAGATTAGGAATTGAAAGTGATCCTATATTAGAAGCTCGTTTAAGAGAGGAGCTCGGTCTAAACGCTCCTCTTTATATAAGATTTTTTAAATGGTGTTTCCAACTCCTAAAAGGAGACTTAGGACATTCTTTTTCTTACTCTAGTTATACGGTTGTTGAATTAATAAAATCAAGATTTTTAACTACTTTTATAATTACAGTTTCTACTTTAATAGTTGTATTAATCACATCTATACCTTTAGGAACTATTTTAGCTAAAAATCATAAGCTTAAAACTTTTAAATTTTTAAAAGTTTTTTCTCAAATTGGTTTTTCAATACCCGCCTTTTGGACTGCTATAGTTTTAATGTATATTTTTTCATTAAAACTAAAACTTTTACCGACGTTAGGAAGTATTAATTGGGATAGATATCCTATTAAATCTATGAAATCACTTATTCTTCCAATACTTACTCTTAGTATAAGTAAAGTTCCTTTAGTAAGTCATTATTTGTGTAATAGTATGATTGAAGAAAGCTCAAAAGATTATGTTCGAGTTGCAAAGAGCAAGGGATTGAATCAAAATGAAATTTATAAAAATCATATATTTAGAAACTCCTTAATCAGTGTTGTTACTGTAATTGGAATGATTACTATTTATCTTATTACAGGAACTATTGTTATTGAAAATGTTTTTGCTCTACCTGGATTAGGAACTCTTTTAATGGAAGGAATCAATCGAAAAGATTATCCTCTTGTTCAAGGAATAGTTCTATATATAAGTTTTTCTGTTATTTTAATAAATTTTATTATAGATATCATTTATTCTATTATTGATCCAAGAATTAGAAAAGGAGGAGAAAAAAGATGAATGTATCTAAAAATACAAATCTAAAAGTTGGTTTATCTATCATTGGTGTTCTTTTCTTTTTTATGATTTTAAGTATATTTTGGACACCTTATAATCCTTATTTAATTGATGAATTAAATAGATTAAAACCACCATCTTTTACTCACATATTAGGAACTGATCAATTGGGAAGAGATATTTTGTCAAGAGTAATGATTGCTTCTCAAGGAGCTTTTTATGTTGGTTTTATTTCTGTTCTTATCGGTGGTATTATCGGAAGTTTTTTAGGTACTATCTCTGGCTATTTTTCAAATTGGATTGATGAAATTCTTTCAAAAATAGTTGATGCGTTTGTATCTATTCCATCTATTTTATTTTTATTAGTTTTTATTACTATATTTGGAAAAGATCTCAAAAATACTGCAATTTCAATTGGTATTTTAAATATCCCAACTTTTTTTAGAATTAGTAGAAGTAAAGTTATGGAAATTAAAAATCTACCATATATAACTTGGGCTAAAATAATTGGTGTTAAAGAAATTCAAATTATTTTTTCTCATATTTTTCCAAATATTCTTTCCACTATAATTGTTGTTGGTGCATTATCTTTCTCAACTGCAATTTTAACAGAAGCTAGCTTAAGTTATTTAGGAATGGGAGCTAATCCTCCTGAACCTACTTGGGGAGAGATTATTTATAGAGCACAAGAATATATTACAACAAATCCATTCTATGCTTTTGTTCCCGGAGTTTTAATAAGCTTAGTTGCTATTGGTTTTAATTTACTTGGTGAAGGTATCAAAGAGTATATAAAGAAATAGGAGTATATATAAATATGGTTATTTTAAATGTTAAAAATCTTTCTATAGAAGAAATTTCTAAAGTTAATAGAGTTGTTGTGGATGAAATCTCATTTTCTTTAAAAAAAAGTGAAGTCTTAGGAATCGTTGGTGAAAGTGGTAGTGGTAAAACTGTTACTGCTATGAGTCTTTTAAATCTATTGTCTGATGATTTAAAAATTTCAAAAGGCTCTATTTGCTTTTTAAATAAAAATCTTTGCAATGTTTCAGAAAAAGAGTTAGAAGAAATTAGAGGTAATAGTTTTTCTATTGTATTTCAAAATCCAATTAGTTCATTAAATCCTTTAATGAAAGTTGGAAAACAAATTTCAGAGGTAATTAAAAAACATCAAAATTTAGATAAAAATCAAAGGCTTAATAGGACTTTTGAAGTTTTATCAGATGTAGGATTTAAAGATAACTTTATAGAAATATATCACAAATATCCCCATGAACTTAGTGGTGGACAAGGTCAAAGAATTGGTATTGCTATGGCTATCGCTAATAATCCAAAGATTATTATTGCTGATGAACCAACAACTGCCTTAGATAAAAATACTCAAGAACAAATTTTAAAACTTTTAAAAGATATTCAAAAAAAATACCAAACTTCTATTATTTTAATTTCTCATGATTTAGATATTATTAAAAATTTTACTGATAATGCTTTAATTATGTATTTTGGACAAATCGTAGAAAGTGGTAGTACACATGATATCTTTTTAAATCCACGCCATCACTATACCAAAGGGCTTTTAGATTCTCTTCCCGAAAACTTCAGAAAAGGAGAACCGATTAAAGTGATGAAAGGTGGAATTCCAAATATAAATGATAATATTGAAGGATGCTTTTTTTCTCCTAGATGTCCTGAAGTTACAGAAAATTGTAAAAAAAATAGAATTGACTACATTTTAGATGAAAAAAATAATAAAGGAATTAGGTGCATAAATCCTATAAAGGAAAAAAAATTATGAAAAATAAAATAATTTTTAAAATAAAAAATTTAAATAAAAAGTTTAAAAACTCTATGATTTTGGATAATGTTAATTTTGACATTTTTGAAGGAGAAACACTTGGAATTGTAGGTCCCAGTGGATGTGGAAAAAGTACCTTTGGTAAAATTCTGCTTTTACTTTTATCCCCTAATTCTGGAGAGATTATATATAAAAATAAAAATATATTTGATTATAACAAGAATGAAATTTTAGAATTTCGTAAAGATGTTCAAATGGTTCTACAAGATCCATATCTTTCTCTAAATCCTAGAAAAAATATTAAGTGGCATTTAGAAGAACCACTAGCTGTATTAAATTACCCTAAAAATGAACGACTAAAAAAAATACTTTCTATGTTAGAATTAGTTGGTTTATCAAAAGATTATTTAGATAAATATCCTAACCAATTAAGTGGAGGACAGAAACAACGGGTTCTAATTTTAGCTGCCTTACTTATAAATCCTAAAATTATTGTTTTAGATGAATCTGTTTCCGCTTTAGACATCTCTGTTCAAGCTCAAATTCTAAATCTTTTAGTTGAGCTACAACAAAAATTAAATCTAACATATATTTTTATATCTCATGATTTAAATGTTGTAAAGTATATGTGTGATCGTATTATTTCTTTTGAAAATGGAAAAGTCATAGATATATAAAAAAAGGGTTTATGCAACCCTTTTTTTTATTGTTGATTTATAAATTTAACTGCATTTTCTCCTGCAATACGTCCAAATATAACTGCAGCACTATATGCAGCGCTACTATTTGTTACTTCTCCAGCAGCAAATACTCCTGGAACTACATTACCTTCTACATCTAAAACTTCAGTTTTTTCATTTGCTACTACTCCACCTCTAGTCATATGAACAGCTGATTCAACTTGAACACCATAGAATGGCCCTTCTGTTCTAAACTCTCTTTTAAATGGTTTCGCTCTAAATGGATCTTGCTCTTCCCCACGTATTGCTTTATTAAAGTGATCTCTTGTAGCTATCAATTTATCTGCTGGTACACCTAATTTTTGTGCTAACTCTTCTAAAGTATCAGCTTTTACATGATATCCCTTTGCTGTATGTTTTTGTAAACGATAGCTAGCTTCATATAAAGCTTGATCATATATATAAAAGGCTTTTCCTTCTGGTTGTGCTAATATTGTTTGAGCAGCTTTAAATCTATCATTTTTAGAGATATTCTCGTTTAAGAATCTTTCTCCATTTGCGTTTACTAACATGAAGCCATCTCCACCACCTGTTAGATCTCTAGTAGTTCTAACTATAAATGGGAATAAATTTAGTTCATCTAAATTGGCTAGTTGCATATTATTCTCTTCAAATACAGGAATAAAATCTCCTGTTGCTCCAAGTTGATTTGAAGTTTGTAACTTTTCAGTTCCTGGAGAGTACTTAGCTAGTAACTCTTTGTTTGCCGAAAATCCTCCTGTTGCCATTACAATAGCTTTTGCTTTTATATCATAAAAGTTATTTCCATTTTGAACTTTAACTCCTTTAATAGTTCCATCTTCTACTATTAAATCTGTCCCTTTTGTTCCCGTTCTTATATCTATACCTAAACTCTTAGCTTTTGCTTCCATTCCATCTTGTACTTCTTCTCCAGCATAAGCATCCTTTTCAGCCATATGCCCTCTTTTTCCGTAATAATGATTTAATTTTACTCCCATTTCTCTTAACCAAGAATCTAATTTTGAAGCTCCTTCTGCTTGAGCTCTAGTTCTTTCTGGAGTATCCATCCAGTTTGTATTATCAGCAATTAATTTCTCAACAGAATCTTCCACACCTGCTTTTTTTTCTGCTTCTGAATTAATAAGATCATAGAAATTCATATCATACTTTCCATTACCACTTAATATATCTAATTTTTCAATTAATATTATATTATTTAATCCAGCTTCTTTTGCAGATATTGCTGCTGCAAGACCTGCTGGTCCTCCACCAACTATAACTAAATCTGTAGACACTGGCTCTAAATATGCCACTGGTTGCTCTGGCCCTGCCGTTTTTACAGTTATTCTACCGAAATCTTTTCCACCCTCTTTTAATGCTGCGGCTACTGCTCTTTTAACTCCTAAAGATGTGTATGTTGCTCCTGATACACTATCAACTATTGGAGATTGAGCTTTCAAGATTCTATCTTTTAAAATTGGAAATGATCTTGACATTATATGTGAAGTTTCATTATCTGAAACTAGTTCAAGATTTTCAATCTTATCTCCTTTTGTAATTACATTTACTTTAATCTCTCCAGAAAATCCATTTCCTTTACCTATAATAGATTTTTCCTTCTCACCGCAAGCCATTAACATTAAACTTGCTAAAAAAATTGCTAATTTACACCTGTTTACTTTCATTATTACCCCTTTTAATTTTCTTTGAACAAATATTCAAAGAAAATTTTAGCACATAATGACTTTTTTATCAATGTTTTTAACTATTTTTTTTAAAATATATATTCAAAACCACATCTAATTTTCATATATAGTCCAGATTCTGAAACACTTGAAAATTTTGTTTTTACTTCTTCAAAATTATATCCAGTTACTCCAATTTTCGCAAAAATTCGTAACTTCTCTGTTAAATCTTGACTATAGAGCAAGTATGGACCTATATTGAATTTAAAGGATTTATCTTGATCTGTGTTTCTATAATAATTATACGAATCAATTTCTGAATCCAATGAAAATGCGAAGTTTTCGTTTAAATCATATGTCCATCTAAAATTATTTTCGATTCTAAATAAATATGTTCCTTTATTATTTCCGTAATCTAAATATTCATTATAAATTGTGAAAAAATTCTGGAATCCATAACCTAAATTTATACTTCCTGTTAAATTTCCCTCTAAAGAATATCCGTCTCGAGAGTTTGTGTCAATAGATGAAAGAAAAGAATCAAATCCCCAATAAGATCCACCCAAACCAATATCTGAATTTGTTCGAACTCTATATCTGATTGAATATTTATTTTCCTTAAAATTTTCTCCAAAGTCTCCAGCTATATCACTTACATTATATTTAATGTATGGTCCTATATCTCTAGACCAACTTTTTCCAAAAGCTTCTTTTTCTTTTAATTTTTTATATAAAGAAAATGTATTTTCCCAACCATCTGTATTAGAGTTTTTATCATACTTTTTTTCAATATCGTAATCAAAAGTCCAATTTTCTCTTAATTTTGATGTTCCAGTTCCAATTTTCCATTTATAATATTCTTTTCCATCTTTATTTTCTAACTCTCCATAATTCTGATATAGGTTATTCTCTGATTCTTCTAAATAAAAATTTAGTATTTCCCGTCCAACACTAAAAGAACTTACATGAAGTAGTAGAAATGTACATATAACATTCTTAATATTCATCTCCCACATACACTCCCTTTCTATTAAAGCCTTCTCTATCTACTCCATTTTCATCATAACCATTTTTATCATAGCCCTCTTTATCATAATTAGTATCATATGAAGTAATTACTTCACTATTATTTTCTAAATCATCTTTTGGTTTTTTATTTCCAGCTTGATCATAGCCATTCTTATTATAGCCTTCTTGATTATAACCTTCATAATTATAACCGGCTTTATTATAATAATTATTGGTTTCTTTATTTAGACCATACCATGTCCACCCATTTTTATCGTACTCTGTCATTGTTTCTCTATTTATTCCTTGAAAATCAAAACCTTTTTTGTCATAGTCGGTTTTAGTTATTCTATTATATCCCGTATAATCAAATCCTCTTTCATCAACATTTTTTCCAGTATCACTGTTGATTCCACCAAAATCAAAATTAAAATAATCATATGGTGAATCTGTGTACACATTCCATCCCTCTTTTGTAAAACCTCTTGAATTTATTCCTTCTTGATTATAACCTTCATAATTATAACCAGCCTTATTATAATAACTCATTGTATTCCAGTTTCTTTTAGTTTTTTTATTAAATCCATCTTTTGTATGAGTATTTGTACAACCACTTAAAAATAGAAGTATAACTATAATCACTGGAAATAACAGCTTACGATTTAATATTTTCTCTAATTTTTCAATAAAAGGTGCTTCAATATTAAAGGTAAAATTCTGTTTATAAAAAGTAATATAATTTAATTCTTGCGCTATTTTATCTAGCATTATTTCTGATAAAATAAGAGATAAAAATGCTGCTATAAAAAAACCAAGTCCCGTATATTCTTTTCCCATTAATGATGTTAGTATTGAAAAAGAAGTGCTTAAAAAGAAAAATACCATTGAGACCAATAAAGCTTCTTTTCTAGAATCAAAATATAAAAATATCGTTATATACACAGATATAAAAACGGTACAATAGGCTCCAAAAATCATAACTCTAAATAAATCCAGTAGATATAAATCCATTCCATATTTCAAAAATATGATTTTAGATAAAAGAGCTACTGAAAAGGAAACAAAAAATTGCAACTCCATTATATAATAGATTTCCTCTTTTAATACATCAATCATTTTTTTCTTTTCAATATTTATATCAACTAAATTTCCATTTAATGTTAAAAGAGCGTAGTACTTCTTATAAATCGGAAAAAATTTAGTCTCCATAAATACTAAAAAATAAATCATCGTTGGAATTGTTAAAAAGAAAGCATAGAATACTGCTACTTCATATAAGGGTGAACTTAAAAATACTCCTCCTACTCTATATGAATCACCATATATCCAATTTACAAATATGTGTGACCACATTCCAAAATTAAAAAATATTCCAATAAAACTTAAAGATGTATATCGCTTAAATGCTCTTAAAAATTCAAATTCGCTTTCATCTGAATCTTCAAATATATATGTTAAATATGAAAATAGCATAAAAAATGTTATTCCTATCCCAATTGTATAAGATAATATAATCGAATAAGCTAAATTATTTTTAAAAAATTCATTGTCTGAATACTTTAAAATATATCCACCTAATGCTATTGCTGTAATATTCCCTATTATATAAGCCAATATTGAGTAACTATAATTTTTTACTGCTGATATATAGTTCATACTTACCCAAATTCCAGATAAAAAACAAAATAAAGATGTAAGCGTAAATATATAAAACCAAGATAAATCTTGACCTTTAAAATATAAAATTCCTATAAAAAAGGCTATTATTAATATAAACTTTATTG from Cetobacterium somerae carries:
- a CDS encoding FAD-binding protein, whose amino-acid sequence is MKVNRCKLAIFLASLMLMACGEKEKSIIGKGNGFSGEIKVNVITKGDKIENLELVSDNETSHIMSRSFPILKDRILKAQSPIVDSVSGATYTSLGVKRAVAAALKEGGKDFGRITVKTAGPEQPVAYLEPVSTDLVIVGGGPAGLAAAISAKEAGLNNIILIEKLDILSGNGKYDMNFYDLINSEAEKKAGVEDSVEKLIADNTNWMDTPERTRAQAEGASKLDSWLREMGVKLNHYYGKRGHMAEKDAYAGEEVQDGMEAKAKSLGIDIRTGTKGTDLIVEDGTIKGVKVQNGNNFYDIKAKAIVMATGGFSANKELLAKYSPGTEKLQTSNQLGATGDFIPVFEENNMQLANLDELNLFPFIVRTTRDLTGGGDGFMLVNANGERFLNENISKNDRFKAAQTILAQPEGKAFYIYDQALYEASYRLQKHTAKGYHVKADTLEELAQKLGVPADKLIATRDHFNKAIRGEEQDPFRAKPFKREFRTEGPFYGVQVESAVHMTRGGVVANEKTEVLDVEGNVVPGVFAAGEVTNSSAAYSAAVIFGRIAGENAVKFINQQ
- a CDS encoding ABC transporter ATP-binding protein, whose amino-acid sequence is MKNKIIFKIKNLNKKFKNSMILDNVNFDIFEGETLGIVGPSGCGKSTFGKILLLLLSPNSGEIIYKNKNIFDYNKNEILEFRKDVQMVLQDPYLSLNPRKNIKWHLEEPLAVLNYPKNERLKKILSMLELVGLSKDYLDKYPNQLSGGQKQRVLILAALLINPKIIVLDESVSALDISVQAQILNLLVELQQKLNLTYIFISHDLNVVKYMCDRIISFENGKVIDI
- a CDS encoding ABC transporter ATP-binding protein, translating into MVILNVKNLSIEEISKVNRVVVDEISFSLKKSEVLGIVGESGSGKTVTAMSLLNLLSDDLKISKGSICFLNKNLCNVSEKELEEIRGNSFSIVFQNPISSLNPLMKVGKQISEVIKKHQNLDKNQRLNRTFEVLSDVGFKDNFIEIYHKYPHELSGGQGQRIGIAMAIANNPKIIIADEPTTALDKNTQEQILKLLKDIQKKYQTSIILISHDLDIIKNFTDNALIMYFGQIVESGSTHDIFLNPRHHYTKGLLDSLPENFRKGEPIKVMKGGIPNINDNIEGCFFSPRCPEVTENCKKNRIDYILDEKNNKGIRCINPIKEKKL
- a CDS encoding ABC transporter permease encodes the protein MNVSKNTNLKVGLSIIGVLFFFMILSIFWTPYNPYLIDELNRLKPPSFTHILGTDQLGRDILSRVMIASQGAFYVGFISVLIGGIIGSFLGTISGYFSNWIDEILSKIVDAFVSIPSILFLLVFITIFGKDLKNTAISIGILNIPTFFRISRSKVMEIKNLPYITWAKIIGVKEIQIIFSHIFPNILSTIIVVGALSFSTAILTEASLSYLGMGANPPEPTWGEIIYRAQEYITTNPFYAFVPGVLISLVAIGFNLLGEGIKEYIKK
- the pelG gene encoding exopolysaccharide Pel transporter PelG translates to MAGIGFELKNLFSDDNNTFQDIKAMAYSALIGVGPWLITVITLNILMFIGKQYILSRGERNLFMTGIVYSFIFSQLLTGAVQYLITRFISDCIYSNEQKKLKATYIGTIKFILIIAFFIGILYFKGQDLSWFYIFTLTSLFCFLSGIWVSMNYISAVKNYSYSILAYIIGNITAIALGGYILKYSDNEFFKNNLAYSIILSYTIGIGITFFMLFSYLTYIFEDSDESEFEFLRAFKRYTSLSFIGIFFNFGMWSHIFVNWIYGDSYRVGGVFLSSPLYEVAVFYAFFLTIPTMIYFLVFMETKFFPIYKKYYALLTLNGNLVDINIEKKKMIDVLKEEIYYIMELQFFVSFSVALLSKIIFLKYGMDLYLLDLFRVMIFGAYCTVFISVYITIFLYFDSRKEALLVSMVFFFLSTSFSILTSLMGKEYTGLGFFIAAFLSLILSEIMLDKIAQELNYITFYKQNFTFNIEAPFIEKLEKILNRKLLFPVIIVILLFLSGCTNTHTKDGFNKKTKRNWNTMSYYNKAGYNYEGYNQEGINSRGFTKEGWNVYTDSPYDYFNFDFGGINSDTGKNVDERGFDYTGYNRITKTDYDKKGFDFQGINRETMTEYDKNGWTWYGLNKETNNYYNKAGYNYEGYNQEGYNKNGYDQAGNKKPKDDLENNSEVITSYDTNYDKEGYDKNGYDENGVDREGFNRKGVYVGDEY
- a CDS encoding ABC transporter permease, translating into MIYLKKIFSAITTIFIVSLIIFLLFEFLPGDPVLIRLGIESDPILEARLREELGLNAPLYIRFFKWCFQLLKGDLGHSFSYSSYTVVELIKSRFLTTFIITVSTLIVVLITSIPLGTILAKNHKLKTFKFLKVFSQIGFSIPAFWTAIVLMYIFSLKLKLLPTLGSINWDRYPIKSMKSLILPILTLSISKVPLVSHYLCNSMIEESSKDYVRVAKSKGLNQNEIYKNHIFRNSLISVVTVIGMITIYLITGTIVIENVFALPGLGTLLMEGINRKDYPLVQGIVLYISFSVILINFIIDIIYSIIDPRIRKGGEKR